The DNA segment AAAGGTAAGGATATGCTAATTACGGTACCAATTGGTACGACCGTAAGGTGGTGCATGGATCCAGTAgaagttaaaaaatttataaaagaaaaaaatttagcCGATAATAAGCAGTCTATAAGAGAATTTACACAAAGTCATGATATTTCCCTGCAATGTGTCGGTAAACTTGAACTAAATAATGACCCTTTCCAAATTCAAATGTTCAGGGAATCATATAAGCCTGGAAAAGGATGGATTTTTAAAGGCaaagatgaagaatatCATTTACAACAGCCTTGGTTcaaaactttaaataagCGTGTTACTACATTTGATGTTCAATTGCGAATTACAGAAACAAATGAGGATAGATTCCCACTTTATGGTATAGACCTAAGTAAAGCGACTACCACACCTATATGTCTACTGAAGGGAGGAAACGGTGGATTAGGAAATATGCATTTTTTAACTCAAATGATAAGAAATCCTAGGTTTGCAAAAGAAGGGAGAAACGGTTTGGAACAGCACTTTTTGTTAGAACTTAAAACTATCGCTGATATTGGTCTCGTCGGATTTCCAAATGCAGGaaaatcaacaattttGAACAAAATATCTAATGCAAAACCAAGAATAGGTCATTGGAAATTTACAACATTAGTTCCGACCATTGGGACTGTGTCCAAAGGTGTCGAAGAAACCCCATTTACTGTGGCTGATATACCAGGAATAATTGAAGGAGCGTCGTTGAATAAGGGAATGGGATTAGATTTCATAAAACATATACAAAGATCAAAATCGTGGGTATTTGTATTGAGTTTAGAAAGTCCTGATCCGATCGAAGATATGAAGACATTGGTGTATGAATTAGGCGGAATGGATAAAGTAACTACTAAGAATATACTTGTAGTGTGCAATAAAGCAGACcttttagaaaataatgaaactagtatagaaaaattttcaaaagtaaatgaattttgtaaaaagaataattgGGATTGTATTCCAATAAGtgcattaaaaaatgaaaatatagatGAATTGATTCAAAGAATGGCTAAAAGTATCAGAATGAAAGACtaatgtaaatatttgatatcGGTCACTCGATTTATAACTGAGATTTATGtcattataatttttgtaaataaaaccgttttttaataatataaatagttAATTTCATGAGATTAGATTGTACAATATACattcatttattatattaacaTGTCTTTACCATCAAGAATATCGGATTTATGTTTTATGAATGAACTTTTATGTAGGGCTTGGGGCATGTGACGctttcaaaaaagaaaaaaatgcGATGAGCTTCAagattaattttaattatgtTACTTAATAGCATTAATaaaatgttaaatttttgGATAACTATTCTAACAGGTTTGTTAGtaataatcaataaataaagtagtatcaaaattttgttCTATTTATTGatctttcaaaaatacaGAATCCAAAAATCTATCATGTCGAGAGCAAAGGAAATTCAAGAAAAGCTAGACTTGCAGGCTAAATTACAGGTTTCTTTTAGTAAGACAAATGAAAAGGTTTTAGAATGGTTAAACCCTGGTAAGggtgaagaagaagatgataaGATAGAGAAAGATGGAAATGAATTGATTGACAGTAGAAAGGCATTTTTCAACTTACCTTTGGTGCAAACTGGCTCTGGAATAAATTTCTCAACAGCAACAAACTTTGAATCAAAACCAGaggatatatatacaattggtgattttataaatacCGAAAAGAAGATAAACACACTTGCTAAACAAAAGTCCCGTTCTCAACGAGATTCTTCAGGAAGAGGTAGCATTTACAGAGTTGCAAAAGATGATACAAAGGCCATGGTTACATTAAAACGTAAAATGAGGCAAGGAAACAGAAACAATAGGTATgagaataaaaatgaacCTCATAATCTAAAAGGTAATAAGAATGGTTATAAAGCAGAAAATAAGCCACAAGATCAGTATTGTGATAATGCAGATGATGCCAGTGACTACAGTtcagatgaagaaaaaatggTAGCTGAAAGAtctaaaaagaaatcattAAACCTGTTATTCTAGGCAATAGAATGATaagaaacaataatattgatactcattccatttttaaacaatattcAGACCGA comes from the Tetrapisispora phaffii CBS 4417 chromosome 1, complete genome genome and includes:
- the NOP19 gene encoding Nop19p (similar to Saccharomyces cerevisiae YGR251W; ancestral locus Anc_5.68), producing MSRAKEIQEKLDLQAKLQVSFSKTNEKVLEWLNPGKGEEEDDKIEKDGNELIDSRKAFFNLPLVQTGSGINFSTATNFESKPEDIYTIGDFINTEKKINTLAKQKSRSQRDSSGRGSIYRVAKDDTKAMVTLKRKMRQGNRNNRYENKNEPHNLKGNKNGYKAENKPQDQYCDNADDASDYSSDEEKMVAERSKKKSLNLLF
- the MTG2 gene encoding putative GTPase MTG2 (similar to Saccharomyces cerevisiae MTG2 (YHR168W); ancestral locus Anc_5.70), translating into MILINQSRLIKYYRINTITRLFSDFRFPDNAPRTADNQSWLEHLENQDKLSENISNAEDYSINAENEDIIDKSLNSRFSYKVISRPPESRYIEIKSPLQNFTSLKYLKSLENDINKNKNRQTGFIDTRIIKCRSGNGGHGAVSFFRDAGRSIGPPDGGDGGDGGSVYIQAVEGIDSLAKLKTTYIAQDGKAGTADQLDGAKGKDMLITVPIGTTVRWCMDPVEVKKFIKEKNLADNKQSIREFTQSHDISLQCVGKLELNNDPFQIQMFRESYKPGKGWIFKGKDEEYHLQQPWFKTLNKRVTTFDVQLRITETNEDRFPLYGIDLSKATTTPICLLKGGNGGLGNMHFLTQMIRNPRFAKEGRNGLEQHFLLELKTIADIGLVGFPNAGKSTILNKISNAKPRIGHWKFTTLVPTIGTVSKGVEETPFTVADIPGIIEGASLNKGMGLDFIKHIQRSKSWVFVLSLESPDPIEDMKTLVYELGGMDKVTTKNILVVCNKADLLENNETSIEKFSKVNEFCKKNNWDCIPISALKNENIDELIQRMAKSIRMKD